The genomic segment GCACCTGCTGGTGGTCTGGAAGACCCGGCGTCCGCGAACCGACCGCTGGATGGCGGTCTCAACGCTCTTCTCCCGCAGGCCATTTCCGATGGATATCGTCGTTAGAACTCCCCGGGAGATCAAGGACGCCCTCATTCGAAAAGATTGCTTCATCCGGGAAATCGTCTCCACCGGCAAGGTGTTGTATGAGAAAGAATAACAAGGTCAAGGCGTGGGTATCCAAGGCGGAGCAGGATTTCGATGGGGCTTGTATTCTGGCCCGGAAGCGGAAGAAACCGGTTCCCGACCTTGTCTGCTTTCATTGCGGTCAAGCGGCCGAGAAATTTCTCAAGGGATATCTGGTTGGAGAGAATATCCCCTTTCCGGAAACGCACGACCTGACTTCCCTGGAGATGTTGGTTTCCGAAAAACTTCCCGGTATCGAACGGGTCTCGGATCTTCTTCTGCTTCTGAATCGATTCGGCGTCCTGACGAGGTACCCGGGAGATGAAACCACCATTATGGATGCAAAAAAAGCATTGAAGGCGATCAAGGAAGTCCGCAAATTTTTCG from the Deltaproteobacteria bacterium genome contains:
- a CDS encoding HEPN domain-containing protein, translated to MRKNNKVKAWVSKAEQDFDGACILARKRKKPVPDLVCFHCGQAAEKFLKGYLVGENIPFPETHDLTSLEMLVSEKLPGIERVSDLLLLLNRFGVLTRYPGDETTIMDAKKALKAIKEVRKFFAPHLPGIPEL